TGTAAACCAAGTAGATTGGTCTTCATCATGGGTTGTATATAAATAAACCTTACCATTATACACCATTGGTGCAGGATCTGCCGTATAATTAGTTTGAATGATAGGATTTTGCCCGCTAAGCATTGTGGAACAAAGAGTACAAATTGTAAAAAACAAAAATGATTTATAAAAATATTTCATTGGACACACGATCATCATAGCATCTATTTAACAAATTTCCAAGCATCTAAATTAAATAACTCACCTTCGCCTCCATTAAAAACAAGATATAAATCATGCAAACCTTTCATTCGTTTTACCTTAGCAGTAAATGTTTTCCATGTATTCCATCCCCCTGTGTTAGTAATGTTGCAAACAGCGATCACAGGACCATTTTTATCATCTATACGAACCTCAACATTTCCACCGGCTGCCGAAGCTGCAAAAATTTTGATTTTCTTTGCTCCTTTACCTAAATCAACTCCACGCAACTTGATGTAATCCCCTGCATGAATCTGAGTAACATACATCCCTACTTTAGGATCTTTAGCTGTTTTCACTCCCTCACTCCATGCAATAGTCTCTGCTTCAACACGTTTATAGGGGTTCACAGCCTCAACTTGCTCGGGGCCGTTAGTTGACCAATAAGGCACAGTTTCTATACTACCATCCGCATTATAAATCATTTGATCAACGGAGACAGAACGTCTTTCGTGATGCTTCAATGTTGTTCGTTTTAGAAGATCATAATTGAGCCCAAAACAGTATGATTTTCCTTTATAATCAATTATTCCCGGATGATTTCCTCTCGATTTTGAAGTAGCATCCATCACCATTCCTTTATATTCCCAAGGTCCTGTAATAGAATTACTCATTGCATACCCAATACCTTCCGGGCAACAAGTAGAAGCATAAGCTAAATAATAATGATTTTTTCTTTTCCATACCCATGGACCTTCTTGATAGTTTTTGGGTTTAGTACTTTCTTTCACAACTTCACCCGAATATGAAATCATATCATCGTTCAATTTCACATAATACAAATCAGGATTTCCCCAAAACAAATAAGCTTGTCCGTCATCATCAATAAAAGGAGAAGGGTCTATATCATTCCAGAGATGATTCGTTTCAATTAATCTTTTTCCCAACGGATCTTTAAACGGACCATAAGGGGTATCGGCAACTAATACGCCAATCCCATTGCCGTGCATAGGGCAATATAAGTAAAACTTCCCATTCCTTTCAATACATTGCGGTGCCCATGCACCATTATCATGCCTAACCCAGCTAAAATCATTTAACGATGCTACAATTCCATGATCCGTCCAGTTTGCCATATCTGTTGAAGTGTAAAGAAGCCAATTCAACATTTTAAAACCATTAGCGTCGTCCTCATCGTGTGTGGTATATAGAAAAACTGTGTCGTTATAAACCATTGGAGCAGGATCAGCCGTAAACTTCGTTTGGATTATTGGGTTCTGAGCATAGCCAATATTTGCCAAACTGTAAATCCCCAAAACAGTAGTGCAAAATAGTCTCATTTTTCTTCGCATCAACATAATAAATCTTTATAGGTTAAACATAATATTTTTATAAACAAGAATAATAAAGTGCATAATAAATCAAAAGATAGACCATCAAAAAACGGTCTATATAGCTAAGCAATATATCATCCTTTGAACCAGCTGTTTTTATGTTGCGAACAGCTCAAAAAACAGTTCATTATTCATCATTAAAATCCTTATAACAAAAGTAACTAGATAAAGAATAACAAATTCGCTATTTCCTATATATCATTCGTAATTTTCTATATATCATTAGCCAACAAAGTAAATATCTATATAATCAACAAGCATAAGACAAAACTATAAATATAAAAAACAAAAAGCAAAAGAATCGCTAATATTCTCATTATCATAGCAATTAGGAGCTTTATTCATAAGGTTATAATCTAAAGATTTTTAAAAAACAGGCATTTACTCACAAACAGAATTAACAATGCCAGTATTTTACAATCTTTAGCCTCTCACAAGAGAAGCAACAGAGTCTTATCATAAGTAAGAATAATGATTTTATCAACGTACTCCAATCTATAATTAGATTACCCTAAAAGGAAAAGTAGCGAAACAAAAAAATCTCGCATCATTTGTCATCATCTATAAAAGAATTAATCTTCTATAGATGCATAAATGAGCGAGATATTTAATAGAACAATTTTTACTACCTCTTATATTCTTCTAACCAATCATCAATTATACGTTGTTCTTCAGCCGTTTTGTGTTCTTTATACAAAGAATACAAAAGCAAAACACAATATAACAGCAACAATATCCCTAAATCAGTGAAACATCTTGTCCCTCATTTTATATAGATCTACTGTTTTTCAATAACTTTATCGGGGAGTTCCTTAATTACAATCTTAAGTGCAAGAGTGGAAAAAGAAGCAGAAGTGTCTAAATACATATTAGGATTCCGTTTAATGATGCCAATCGTTTCCAGCCAGTTACTACCTTCCATATGTCCGACAATTACAGGAACTGTTGAATATTTTTTTGATAAAATCTCTATTTCTTGTATATCTGTTAATATCAAAGAATTGAAAGCATGTATCCACAGTGGAAAATTTTCAGTTTTACTTGAAGCAAAAAAGATTGTAATACTCGAGTATATAAATTTAAATTTCAGAAGGCGATTTATCAAAATGCTTTTTGAAAGCTTTACCAAAAT
This is a stretch of genomic DNA from uncultured Bacteroides sp.. It encodes these proteins:
- a CDS encoding glycoside hydrolase family 43 protein, with product MRLFCTTVLGIYSLANIGYAQNPIIQTKFTADPAPMVYNDTVFLYTTHDEDDANGFKMLNWLLYTSTDMANWTDHGIVASLNDFSWVRHDNGAWAPQCIERNGKFYLYCPMHGNGIGVLVADTPYGPFKDPLGKRLIETNHLWNDIDPSPFIDDDGQAYLFWGNPDLYYVKLNDDMISYSGEVVKESTKPKNYQEGPWVWKRKNHYYLAYASTCCPEGIGYAMSNSITGPWEYKGMVMDATSKSRGNHPGIIDYKGKSYCFGLNYDLLKRTTLKHHERRSVSVDQMIYNADGSIETVPYWSTNGPEQVEAVNPYKRVEAETIAWSEGVKTAKDPKVGMYVTQIHAGDYIKLRGVDLGKGAKKIKIFAASAAGGNVEVRIDDKNGPVIAVCNITNTGGWNTWKTFTAKVKRMKGLHDLYLVFNGGEGELFNLDAWKFVK